CGGTTATTTGATGCTGCCATTGGGAAAAAAGCTGACTTCACATGTCGGGGCGGTGAAAACGCAGGCGATCTGCTGGGTGCTGCGAAATGTTTCGGCATTGATTGTCGCTTCAAGCGCGATTTTCTATTGGCTGGATCTGACTGTTCCGGCAATATGTCTGCTGTTGGGAGGGGCCTGGCTTTTTTATGGATTCCGTTCCGCGGGAGTGGTAATGTCCCAGCCGCTGGTTGGCGATATTGCCGCCGAAAGGGAGCGCGGCCGGGTGCTGGCAATCAGCAATGCGCTCTTTTTCGGCAGTTGTTTGCTGGCACTGCTCGGCATCACATTGCTGCTGCAGCGGAACCAATCGATCTGGATGCTGATCGGAGTCATTGTTTTTGGAGCCACGTGCGGTATTTTCGCATCGGCGATTTTTTACCGGGTGGATGAAACTGCCGCACTTCGGGATTCTGCCGGAAAACCATTGGGCGGGGATTTTCGTTATGCAATCCATTCGCCTTCGCTGCGAAAGCAGATCTTTGCAATATTTTTCGTCAATTCAGGAACGATTCTTCTGCTGCCGATTTCCATTCTTGCGTTGAAACGCGGATACGCGCTCTCTGATTTTGAGATATTGAAATTTGCATTGCTCCAATTCGGAACAAGTTCTCTGATGTCGTTGCTGACCGGACGGCTTGCTTTGCATATTGCGCCGGAAAAAATACTTTTCGGCGCTTATGCCGCGTTGCTGATGCCGGTGTTGTTCTGGCTGTTCGCCCCGAAGCAATATGCATTCTGGTATTTTGCGCCGCTCTGGGGGATTGCCGGTGCGGCAACCGTTTCCGCAACGAATGCCGCGACCCATTATTTCCTGCAGAGCGTACCTGTCGCAAAACGGATTGCAGTTTCCATATTCCTTTCGATTTTTACCGGTGCCGGTGCGGGGATTGCGGGCATGGCGGTGGGCAGCGGGCTGCTGAAGCTTTGTGCAAGTTTTGCCGGTTCTTCAGAACCGTTGACACAATATCGATGGTACTTTTTATTGGCGGGGGTGCTGTTGTTTCCCGGAATTATTCTGATCGGCCGCCTGCCGCATTTTCAATCTCGCGCCTGAAGAAGAAAAATCACAACCTTTAAGGAATCATGATATGATGCAAAACAATTTTTTCAAGATTGAGTTCAAGCCGGAGACCGGAACCGTCAAGTCGCTGGTCATGAATCATGACCCGGATGGCATGAACTGGGTTGAAGGGCTTTTCAGCTGGGGGCTTCCTGCGGATTTTGAGTTTGTCGAAATGAAGTCGGCAGGCAATGAAGTCCATTCCCGCTACCGGAAGGAGACGCTGGAACTCGAAGTCATTCGCACTCTCGAACCGGATCGCCTGACTGAACGTTATATTTACCGCAACACCGGTTATTATGATCTCTATTTTCAGCGAGGCGGCCTCGGCATTTACGCTACCTTCAACGACAGCTACCCTGAAAGCGATATCTGTATCAAAAAACGTTGTCACGCGCATATCTGGTGTGGCGGTGAACACTCCTATATTCATGCACGGAAGATGGGACCATTTCCGACTGAGCTTGCGCTGATTCTCACGCACGGTTCGCTGGATTCCTACAGCGTGGAGCGTATTGAACAGGAAATGAGCAATGATCGCGGTGACTTTGTGCTGCATCCCTCCCCATGCCATCTGCTGCCTGGCAGTGAAATGGTGCTGGAATGGCAGCTTGTCGCTTTCCCGCAAGGCAAATTTCAGGAAACTTTGCTTGCCGTGAATAATGGGATCTGGGTGGAATTTGCGCGGGAAACCATTTTTCCGGAAGAAAAATTCGAAATCTCCGTCGAGAGCCGCCATTGGGAAGGCAAGATCTCAGTAAGCTGCCGCGGAGAAAGCGTACCGTACAAGATGCGTGATGGCCGACTTCTTGTCGAATACACTCCACAGGCGCTTGGAGAACACCGGTTCGATTTTCAAATTGGTGAAAAACAGTTCCATATTTACGGATACTGCTGCCCGCAGTTCGATGAGCTGCTTGAAAAACGTGTGCGTTTCATTCTGAAACACCAGCAGATGAAAGATCCCCGCAGCCCGCTTTACGGCGCGTTCATGATTTATGATAATGAAGAACACTCCCAATATTACAACTACATCTGGCGCGATCACAATACCAGCGGAGAACGGGGCAACATGGGACTGCTCATCTGCCGC
This region of Victivallis lenta genomic DNA includes:
- a CDS encoding MFS transporter, translating into MIFQGPLSVARQHRSQKFYYIFNLINGLSYMCLGETVIILLAVKIKSPDAIVAVLGSMSFFGYLMLPLGKKLTSHVGAVKTQAICWVLRNVSALIVASSAIFYWLDLTVPAICLLLGGAWLFYGFRSAGVVMSQPLVGDIAAERERGRVLAISNALFFGSCLLALLGITLLLQRNQSIWMLIGVIVFGATCGIFASAIFYRVDETAALRDSAGKPLGGDFRYAIHSPSLRKQIFAIFFVNSGTILLLPISILALKRGYALSDFEILKFALLQFGTSSLMSLLTGRLALHIAPEKILFGAYAALLMPVLFWLFAPKQYAFWYFAPLWGIAGAATVSATNAATHYFLQSVPVAKRIAVSIFLSIFTGAGAGIAGMAVGSGLLKLCASFAGSSEPLTQYRWYFLLAGVLLFPGIILIGRLPHFQSRA